Proteins encoded within one genomic window of Brachybacterium sp. P6-10-X1:
- a CDS encoding ATP-dependent Clp protease ATP-binding subunit, with protein MFERFTDRARRVVVLAQDEARLLNHNYIGTEHILLGLIHEAEGVGAKALEALGVTLEAVREQVRDIIGEGNQTPSGHIPFTPRAKKVLELSLREALQLGHNYIGTEHILLGLLREGEGTAVKVLSRLKAEPSAVRQEVIERLQGYQGKEPATAGGPSEGQPSGSLVLDQFGRNLTQAAREGKLDPVIGRDHEAERVMQVLSRRTKNNPVLIGEPGVGKTAVVEGLAQAITAGDVPETLKDKQLYTLDLGSLVAGSRYRGDFEERLKKVLKEIRTRGDIILFIDEIHTLVGAGAAEGAIDAASILKPMLARGELQTIGATTLEEYRKHIEKDAALERRFQPIQVDQPSVALTVEILKGLRDKYEAHHRVTITDAALVAAANLADRYVNDRFLPDKAIDLIDEAGARLRIRRLTAPPELKEFDAKIETARTKKEEAIDGQDFELAASLRDEEQQLKSERDDKEKAWRHGETDAVTTVSEEVVAEVLAASTGIPIVKLTEEESSRLLHMEDELHKRVIGQDEAIKALSQAIRRTRAGLKDPKRPGGSFIFAGSTGVGKTELAKALAEFLFGDDESLIQLDMSEFGEKHTASRLFGSPPGYVGYDEGGQLTEKVRRKPFSVVLFDEVEKAHVDIFNSLLQILEDGRLTDSQGRIVDFKNTVIIMTTNLGTRDIAKGVSLGFTAGGDLNSDYDRMKAKVHEELKQHFKPEFLNRVDDTVVFPQLSREEIVRIVDLMIGKLEARLTEKDMTIELTHGAKVLLAEKGYDPVLGARPLRRTIQRDIEDVLSEKILFGQVHVGDTIIVDAEGEGLLGELTFGRRGESGELESITETVDVESMTQARADEMTRPDGSAAPDTDSAEASAS; from the coding sequence ATGTTCGAACGCTTCACCGATCGCGCCCGTCGCGTCGTCGTCCTGGCACAGGACGAAGCACGACTGCTGAACCACAACTACATCGGCACCGAGCACATCCTGCTGGGGCTCATCCACGAGGCCGAAGGCGTCGGCGCGAAGGCTCTCGAGGCCCTCGGCGTGACGCTCGAGGCCGTGCGCGAGCAGGTGCGCGACATCATCGGCGAGGGCAATCAGACCCCCAGCGGCCACATCCCCTTCACGCCCCGTGCGAAGAAGGTCCTCGAGCTGTCCCTGCGCGAGGCGCTGCAGCTGGGCCACAACTACATCGGCACCGAGCACATCCTGCTCGGCCTGCTGCGCGAGGGAGAGGGCACCGCCGTCAAGGTGCTCTCCCGCCTCAAGGCCGAGCCGTCGGCCGTCCGCCAGGAGGTCATCGAGCGCCTGCAGGGCTACCAGGGCAAGGAGCCGGCCACCGCCGGCGGCCCCTCCGAGGGCCAGCCCTCCGGCTCGTTGGTGCTGGACCAGTTCGGCCGCAATCTCACCCAGGCCGCCCGCGAGGGCAAGCTCGACCCGGTCATCGGCCGGGACCACGAGGCCGAGCGGGTGATGCAGGTGCTCTCGCGCCGCACCAAGAACAACCCGGTGCTGATCGGCGAGCCCGGCGTCGGCAAGACGGCGGTCGTCGAGGGGCTGGCGCAGGCCATCACGGCCGGCGACGTCCCCGAGACGCTCAAGGACAAGCAGCTCTACACCTTGGACCTCGGGTCGCTGGTCGCCGGCTCCCGCTACCGCGGTGACTTCGAGGAGCGCCTGAAGAAGGTGCTCAAGGAGATCCGCACCCGCGGGGACATCATCCTGTTCATCGACGAGATCCACACCCTCGTCGGGGCGGGCGCCGCCGAGGGAGCGATCGACGCCGCCAGCATCCTCAAGCCGATGCTGGCCCGCGGCGAGCTGCAGACCATCGGGGCGACCACTCTGGAGGAGTACCGCAAGCACATCGAGAAGGACGCCGCTCTCGAGCGCCGTTTCCAGCCGATCCAGGTGGATCAGCCCTCGGTGGCGCTGACGGTCGAGATCCTCAAGGGGCTGCGCGACAAGTACGAGGCGCACCACCGCGTGACCATCACCGATGCCGCACTGGTGGCCGCCGCGAACCTCGCCGACCGTTACGTCAACGACCGCTTCCTGCCGGACAAGGCGATCGACCTGATCGACGAGGCCGGTGCCCGGCTGCGCATCCGCCGTCTCACCGCACCGCCCGAGCTCAAGGAGTTCGACGCCAAGATCGAGACGGCGCGCACGAAGAAGGAGGAGGCGATCGACGGCCAGGACTTCGAGCTCGCCGCCTCCCTGCGCGACGAGGAGCAGCAGCTGAAGTCCGAGCGCGACGACAAGGAGAAGGCCTGGCGCCACGGCGAGACCGATGCCGTGACCACGGTCTCCGAAGAGGTGGTCGCCGAGGTGCTCGCCGCCTCGACCGGCATCCCGATCGTCAAGCTCACCGAGGAGGAGTCCTCGCGTCTGCTCCACATGGAGGACGAGCTGCACAAGCGGGTCATCGGCCAGGACGAGGCCATCAAGGCCCTGTCCCAGGCGATCCGCCGCACCCGTGCCGGGCTCAAGGACCCCAAGCGTCCCGGCGGCTCGTTCATCTTCGCCGGGTCGACCGGCGTCGGCAAGACCGAGCTGGCCAAGGCGCTCGCGGAGTTCCTCTTCGGTGACGACGAGTCCCTCATCCAGCTGGACATGTCCGAGTTCGGTGAGAAGCACACGGCCTCGCGGCTGTTCGGCTCGCCCCCCGGTTACGTCGGCTACGACGAGGGCGGCCAGCTCACCGAGAAGGTGCGTCGCAAGCCGTTCTCCGTGGTGCTGTTCGACGAGGTGGAGAAGGCCCATGTGGACATCTTCAACTCGCTGCTGCAGATCCTCGAGGACGGGCGGCTCACGGATTCGCAGGGTCGCATCGTCGACTTCAAGAACACCGTGATCATCATGACCACCAACCTCGGCACCCGGGACATCGCCAAGGGCGTCTCCCTGGGCTTCACCGCGGGCGGCGATCTGAACAGCGACTACGACCGGATGAAGGCCAAGGTCCACGAGGAGCTCAAGCAGCACTTCAAGCCGGAGTTCCTCAACCGTGTCGACGACACGGTGGTCTTCCCGCAGCTCTCGCGCGAGGAGATCGTCAGGATCGTCGATCTCATGATCGGCAAGCTGGAGGCGCGTCTGACCGAGAAGGACATGACGATCGAGCTCACGCACGGGGCGAAGGTCCTGCTGGCGGAGAAGGGGTACGACCCGGTGCTCGGTGCCCGCCCCCTGCGTCGCACCATCCAGCGCGACATCGAGGACGTCCTGTCTGAGAAGATTCTGTTCGGGCAGGTCCACGTGGGCGATACGATCATCGTCGACGCGGAGGGCGAGGGTCTGCTCGGCGAGCTGACCTTCGGTCGACGCGGCGAGAGCGGTGAGCTCGAGTCGATCACGGAGACGGTCGATGTCGAATCGATGACGCAGGCTCGGGCCGACGAGATGACCCGCCCGGACGGCTCAGCCGCTCCGGACACGGACAGCGCGGAGGCCAGCGCCTCCTGA
- a CDS encoding DedA family protein → MGGSIDWLLSLTGQIEGWIMGVADAWWIYLVVYAFAAFDGFFPTVPSESTIVTLSSLWSSSGRPLILLIGFAAWMGAWTGDNLGYWLGSKIGWERFRFLREGKGRRAVEAADRGLQRRALLFLMTARYIPFGRTAVNLVAGAVHYPHKEFWPRSLLSTFVWAVYSCAIGAVAGAWFGEHHLLAITVALIAAVVLALIVERLIAVMHRVLDRRAERRGEIVEDRLGITDTAEEPAAERDEAHPGGQEQDGEQLEDRGRTGQDGHHELADPRDDQDIDSDQGATPLASQGQDSPA, encoded by the coding sequence ATGGGCGGATCCATCGACTGGCTGCTGTCCCTGACCGGTCAGATCGAGGGCTGGATCATGGGCGTCGCCGATGCCTGGTGGATCTACCTGGTCGTCTACGCCTTCGCGGCCTTCGACGGCTTCTTCCCGACGGTGCCGAGCGAATCGACCATCGTCACCCTGTCCTCCCTGTGGTCCTCCTCGGGGCGCCCCCTGATCCTCCTGATCGGCTTCGCCGCCTGGATGGGTGCCTGGACCGGGGACAACCTGGGCTACTGGCTGGGCAGCAAGATCGGGTGGGAACGATTCAGGTTCCTGCGCGAGGGCAAGGGACGCCGCGCCGTCGAAGCGGCCGATCGCGGACTGCAGCGCCGCGCCCTGCTGTTCCTCATGACCGCCCGCTACATCCCCTTCGGCCGCACGGCGGTGAACCTGGTCGCGGGTGCCGTGCACTACCCCCACAAGGAGTTCTGGCCGCGCTCGCTGCTGTCCACCTTCGTGTGGGCCGTCTACTCCTGCGCCATCGGTGCTGTCGCCGGAGCCTGGTTCGGCGAGCACCATCTGCTCGCGATCACGGTCGCCCTGATCGCGGCCGTCGTGCTGGCCCTCATCGTGGAGCGGCTGATCGCGGTCATGCACCGGGTCCTGGACCGTCGGGCCGAGCGCCGCGGCGAGATCGTCGAGGACCGACTGGGCATCACGGACACCGCGGAGGAGCCCGCCGCTGAGCGGGACGAGGCGCACCCGGGTGGCCAGGAACAGGACGGGGAGCAGCTGGAGGACCGGGGGCGGACCGGCCAGGACGGTCACCACGAGCTCGCCGATCCGCGGGACGACCAGGACATCGACAGCGATCAGGGGGCGACGCCCCTGGCGTCCCAGGGACAGGACAGCCCGGCATGA
- a CDS encoding amino-acid N-acetyltransferase, whose protein sequence is MIPTIRPALPADVRGINRLVEPMTHTGILLGKDMVSYYEAVQEFLVAIDDDGTVVGCGALHVMWEDLAEVRTLAVADDQRGTGLGHRMLASLLQRAVQLGLSRVFCLTFEVEFFSRHGFEVMADEVDPEVYNQLLRSPDEGIAEFLDLARVKPNTLGNTRMIRALDGDG, encoded by the coding sequence ATGATCCCCACCATCCGCCCGGCCCTGCCGGCCGACGTCCGCGGCATCAACCGGCTCGTCGAGCCGATGACCCACACCGGCATCCTGCTGGGCAAGGACATGGTCTCCTACTACGAAGCGGTCCAGGAGTTCCTCGTCGCCATCGATGACGACGGGACGGTCGTGGGCTGCGGTGCCCTCCACGTCATGTGGGAGGACCTCGCCGAGGTGCGCACTCTCGCCGTCGCCGACGACCAGCGCGGCACCGGGCTGGGGCACCGGATGCTGGCCTCCCTGCTTCAGCGGGCGGTCCAGCTCGGGCTCAGCCGAGTGTTCTGCCTGACCTTCGAGGTCGAGTTCTTCTCCCGCCACGGGTTCGAGGTGATGGCCGACGAGGTCGACCCGGAGGTCTACAACCAGCTGCTGCGGTCTCCGGACGAAGGCATCGCGGAATTCCTCGATCTCGCCCGCGTCAAGCCCAACACCCTCGGCAACACCCGGATGATCAGGGCGCTCGACGGAGACGGGTGA
- a CDS encoding A/G-specific adenine glycosylase — protein MVDAVIDWFGVQGRDLPWRRPDTSPWAILVSEVMLQQTPVVRVLPRWLDWMGHWPTPADLADAPTAEVLRRWDRLGYPRRALRLQECARAIVREHGGAVPRGIEALRSLPGIGEYTAAAVTAFAHHGRAVVADTNIRRVLARSVRGTALPDASYSAAERALATRSLPTGRERSVAWNQAVMELGALVCTARSPQCQRCPLAGAGCTWYAAGRPAAAEDGRRRQRFEGTDRQMRGKIMAVLRREGEAAPADLLALDPSDPTRVERCTASLLRDGLAARAGERLRLP, from the coding sequence ATGGTCGACGCGGTGATCGACTGGTTCGGCGTCCAGGGCCGCGACCTCCCTTGGCGACGCCCGGACACCTCGCCCTGGGCGATCCTCGTCTCCGAGGTCATGCTGCAGCAGACCCCGGTGGTCCGGGTCCTCCCGCGTTGGCTCGACTGGATGGGGCACTGGCCCACGCCGGCCGACCTCGCGGATGCCCCGACGGCTGAGGTATTGCGGCGCTGGGACCGGCTCGGTTATCCGCGCCGGGCTCTCCGCCTGCAGGAGTGCGCGCGCGCCATCGTCCGCGAGCACGGCGGCGCCGTCCCCCGCGGCATCGAAGCCCTGCGCTCCCTGCCCGGTATCGGCGAGTACACCGCCGCCGCCGTCACCGCCTTCGCGCACCACGGGCGCGCGGTGGTGGCCGACACCAACATCCGCCGGGTGCTGGCCCGCTCCGTGCGCGGGACCGCACTGCCCGATGCGTCGTACTCCGCGGCCGAACGCGCCCTGGCCACCCGGAGTCTGCCGACCGGCCGTGAACGCTCCGTCGCCTGGAATCAGGCGGTGATGGAGCTGGGCGCCCTCGTGTGCACGGCGCGCTCGCCCCAGTGCCAGCGGTGCCCGCTGGCCGGGGCCGGGTGCACCTGGTACGCGGCGGGACGACCCGCTGCTGCCGAGGACGGTCGACGCCGGCAGCGTTTCGAGGGGACCGACCGGCAGATGCGCGGGAAGATCATGGCGGTGCTGCGACGCGAGGGCGAGGCGGCCCCCGCCGATCTGCTCGCCCTGGACCCGTCGGATCCGACCCGGGTGGAGCGCTGCACCGCGTCCTTGCTCCGGGACGGGCTCGCAGCGCGCGCCGGGGAGCGGCTTCGCCTGCCCTGA
- the mscL gene encoding large conductance mechanosensitive channel protein MscL, producing MKGFKDFIMQGNVIDLAVGLVIGSAFTALIGAFVDNLIQPIINVFGGGNVHGLAFLITNESTRVDVGAILSAVIAFLITAAVVYFVFVLPISKARALDRKRRGLPEEEETPLSEDILLLTEIRDLLSSQRDPSSDRQAGPQA from the coding sequence ATGAAGGGTTTCAAGGACTTCATCATGCAGGGCAACGTCATCGACCTCGCGGTCGGTCTCGTCATCGGCTCCGCGTTCACCGCGCTGATCGGGGCCTTCGTGGACAACTTGATCCAGCCCATCATCAATGTCTTCGGCGGCGGCAACGTCCATGGCCTCGCGTTCCTGATCACCAACGAGTCGACGCGGGTCGACGTCGGGGCGATCCTCTCCGCGGTCATCGCCTTCCTCATCACGGCAGCCGTCGTGTACTTCGTGTTCGTGCTGCCGATCTCCAAGGCTCGCGCCCTGGACCGCAAGCGTCGCGGGCTCCCGGAGGAGGAGGAGACCCCTCTGTCCGAGGACATCCTGCTGCTCACCGAGATCCGCGACCTGCTGTCGTCGCAGCGCGACCCGTCCTCCGACCGGCAGGCAGGGCCGCAGGCCTGA
- a CDS encoding SAF domain-containing protein yields MLTRIRASLPAWRRALRRRRRTLLVLALALTLALIVPSLLPPSTRGVPVVAAADDLPAGTVLTDQHLRTVRVATELVPAGSSSTPKQLVGREIALDIPARTPLLPGLLIGDGAAAVPEGSALMALPVPAVLVPRLVPGAHLDVLTSGPDPASVAAVPAVVVELPDAGGTEDVLGQGTTGAAQVLVSVERPRAREVAHAMREGWVSVSIVGYSPEVSPR; encoded by the coding sequence ATGCTCACCCGGATCCGCGCATCCCTCCCCGCCTGGCGGCGTGCCCTGCGGCGCCGCCGCCGCACACTGCTCGTGCTCGCCCTCGCCCTGACCCTGGCCCTGATCGTCCCTTCTCTGCTGCCGCCGAGCACGCGCGGCGTCCCGGTGGTGGCCGCGGCGGACGACCTGCCGGCCGGGACGGTCCTGACCGACCAGCACCTGCGCACGGTGCGGGTCGCCACCGAGCTCGTCCCGGCGGGGAGCTCGAGCACGCCGAAGCAGCTCGTGGGCCGCGAGATCGCGCTCGACATCCCGGCCCGCACCCCACTGCTGCCCGGCCTGCTCATCGGGGACGGCGCCGCGGCGGTCCCCGAGGGTTCCGCGCTGATGGCGCTGCCCGTGCCGGCGGTGCTGGTGCCGCGTCTGGTCCCTGGCGCACATCTCGACGTCCTCACCTCGGGCCCCGACCCCGCCTCCGTCGCCGCGGTCCCCGCCGTCGTCGTCGAGCTCCCGGACGCCGGTGGCACCGAGGACGTGCTCGGGCAGGGCACGACCGGGGCGGCGCAGGTGCTGGTCTCTGTCGAGCGGCCCCGCGCCCGAGAAGTGGCTCACGCCATGCGGGAAGGATGGGTCTCGGTCTCGATCGTCGGCTACAGTCCCGAGGTGTCGCCTCGGTGA
- a CDS encoding 5-formyltetrahydrofolate cyclo-ligase, giving the protein MDTEAMAARKKQLRTELRARRSRAYGGEAGSARRAWEALQLLDHAAPLLAQVREAVLSVAEEGDGGRAPLVAAYHPSSLEADVMPLVDELVALGARLIFPASAGRRLEWITWDGHSPFLPSPGRGFGPEPDGERLGPDALADAFLVLTPAVAVDRSGTRIGHGAGYYDRALAASGTDTRVVTVIHPDELLEAGSLPRGEHDVPIPTVLTADGLVRLVTLEGS; this is encoded by the coding sequence ATGGACACCGAGGCGATGGCGGCTCGCAAGAAGCAGCTGCGCACAGAGCTGCGGGCCCGGCGTTCCCGGGCCTACGGGGGCGAGGCGGGCAGCGCGCGTCGGGCCTGGGAGGCACTGCAGCTCCTCGACCATGCCGCCCCGCTGCTCGCGCAGGTGCGCGAAGCAGTCCTCTCGGTGGCGGAGGAGGGCGACGGGGGCAGGGCGCCGCTGGTGGCGGCGTACCACCCCTCGTCTCTCGAGGCCGACGTCATGCCCCTGGTCGACGAGCTCGTCGCGCTCGGGGCCCGGCTGATCTTCCCCGCCTCCGCGGGGCGCCGGCTCGAGTGGATCACCTGGGACGGCCACTCCCCCTTCCTCCCGTCCCCGGGACGGGGCTTCGGCCCAGAGCCCGACGGGGAGCGTCTGGGCCCCGATGCGCTCGCCGACGCGTTCCTCGTGCTGACCCCGGCGGTGGCGGTGGATCGCTCCGGGACCCGGATCGGGCACGGCGCCGGGTACTACGACCGGGCGCTCGCGGCGTCGGGCACGGACACCCGGGTGGTCACGGTGATCCATCCCGACGAGCTGCTGGAGGCGGGCAGCCTGCCCCGTGGGGAGCACGACGTGCCGATCCCCACCGTCCTCACGGCCGACGGGCTCGTCCGCTTGGTCACGCTCGAGGGCTCCTGA
- a CDS encoding GNAT family N-acetyltransferase, which translates to MVHVWPLTLRDEELVLRPLRRRDRPEFDRLRERNRAWLRPWDATDPERAARQLPFTALRRWNDRQARLGWYLPLAITAGGRLAGQITAGPIQYGALRSTVLGYWIDRERAGAGLVPRATALMIDHLFAELGLHRIEVTVRPENTASLRVVEKLHLRPEGLRRSAIHVDGAWRDHLVFALTAEEVTTGADGHGVLARLHREFPSDTPTG; encoded by the coding sequence ATGGTTCACGTCTGGCCGCTCACCCTGCGCGACGAGGAGCTCGTGCTGCGGCCCCTGCGACGGCGGGACCGCCCCGAGTTCGACCGCCTGCGGGAGCGCAACCGTGCCTGGCTGCGACCGTGGGATGCGACCGATCCCGAGCGTGCCGCCCGCCAGCTGCCGTTCACCGCGCTGCGTCGGTGGAACGACCGACAAGCCCGGCTCGGCTGGTACCTGCCGCTGGCGATCACCGCCGGCGGTCGCCTCGCGGGGCAGATCACGGCCGGACCGATCCAGTACGGCGCGCTGCGCTCGACGGTGCTGGGGTACTGGATCGACCGCGAGCGGGCCGGGGCCGGTCTGGTCCCCCGCGCGACAGCGCTGATGATCGATCACCTCTTCGCCGAGCTCGGGCTGCACCGCATCGAGGTCACGGTGCGCCCGGAGAACACGGCGAGCCTGCGCGTGGTGGAGAAGCTCCACCTGCGTCCCGAGGGGCTGCGCCGCTCGGCGATCCATGTCGACGGCGCGTGGCGGGACCACCTGGTGTTCGCGCTCACCGCCGAGGAGGTCACCACGGGCGCGGACGGCCACGGGGTGCTCGCACGGCTTCATCGCGAGTTCCCGTCCGACACGCCCACGGGATGA
- a CDS encoding alanine racemase — translation MDGSARLDAIDRVLARDGWAERPLAVLDLDAFDANLAELARRADGTPLRVASKSLRVRALLERALTHPGYRGVLAYTLPEALWLVGHGIEDLVVAYPTAERAALRRLVGDPSALAAVTLMVDEVAQLELILDATSDVRGGALPIRVALELDVSYAPLPGVRFGAHRSPVHTPEHARALAQEIVRRPGLELVGLMAYEGHIAGVADAARTPYGAAVRTMKTLSRPDIAARRAEAVAAVREVADLEFVNGGGTGSIESTGAGGAVTEIAAGSGLIGPGLFDHYRDFRPRPALHLGFSVVRRPGPGIATLLGGGWIASGVPGEDRLPTIAHPAGLSYAPQEAAGEVQTPVVGAAADDLRVGGTVWLRHAKAGEPAEHVATYVLISGDEVVAAVPTYRGEGAAFL, via the coding sequence ATGGACGGGTCCGCACGCCTGGACGCGATCGACCGGGTGCTGGCCCGCGACGGCTGGGCCGAGCGGCCGCTGGCGGTGCTCGATCTCGACGCCTTCGACGCGAACCTCGCGGAACTGGCCCGTCGCGCCGACGGCACCCCGCTGCGGGTCGCCTCGAAATCCCTGCGCGTGCGCGCCCTGCTGGAGCGAGCACTGACGCACCCGGGATACCGCGGTGTCCTCGCGTACACGCTGCCGGAGGCCCTCTGGCTCGTGGGTCACGGGATCGAGGACCTGGTGGTCGCCTATCCCACCGCCGAGCGCGCCGCACTGCGCCGGCTGGTGGGCGATCCGTCGGCGCTGGCTGCGGTCACCCTGATGGTCGACGAGGTCGCCCAGCTCGAGCTGATCCTGGACGCGACGTCGGATGTGCGCGGCGGGGCGCTGCCGATCCGGGTCGCACTCGAGCTCGACGTCTCCTACGCGCCGCTGCCGGGCGTCCGCTTCGGCGCCCATCGCTCCCCGGTGCACACCCCCGAGCACGCCCGCGCCCTGGCTCAGGAGATCGTGCGTCGCCCGGGGCTCGAGCTGGTCGGCCTGATGGCCTACGAAGGGCACATCGCCGGGGTCGCCGACGCGGCCCGCACCCCGTACGGCGCCGCCGTGCGCACCATGAAGACCCTCTCCAGACCCGACATCGCCGCCCGCCGGGCCGAGGCGGTCGCCGCGGTGCGCGAGGTCGCGGACCTCGAGTTCGTCAACGGCGGCGGCACGGGATCGATCGAGTCCACCGGCGCCGGGGGCGCCGTCACCGAGATCGCCGCCGGCTCCGGGCTCATCGGCCCCGGGCTGTTCGACCACTACCGCGACTTCCGCCCTCGGCCGGCTCTCCACCTGGGGTTCTCCGTCGTCAGACGGCCTGGACCCGGGATCGCCACGCTGCTGGGCGGCGGGTGGATCGCCAGCGGGGTGCCCGGGGAGGACCGCCTGCCCACCATCGCGCATCCTGCCGGACTGTCCTACGCGCCGCAGGAGGCGGCCGGTGAGGTGCAGACCCCGGTCGTGGGTGCCGCCGCCGACGATCTGCGCGTCGGAGGGACCGTCTGGCTGCGGCACGCGAAAGCGGGGGAACCTGCGGAGCACGTGGCGACCTATGTGCTGATCTCCGGCGACGAGGTGGTCGCAGCCGTCCCCACCTACCGCGGAGAGGGGGCAGCCTTCCTCTGA
- a CDS encoding D-arabinono-1,4-lactone oxidase — MLIPRPTHRTWSGKVRWSPKQVLAPSGEDEILAALRTAREAGSGLRVIGGGHSFSALVATDGVMVTLDGCRGLVRADTDSGLVTLRGGTRLWEIADLLAPLGLALPVMGDIDHQSIAGAIQTGTHGTGARCTGFAGMVRGLRLALPDGSVVDTSPSQDADLFEAARLGLGTIGVVLEVTLACVPRYRLDLVEATVDLEEALGSFLADSAIIDHHELFWFPRTARATARTMRRVPQDTAVRGPGRLVGTLQREVLGNGAWELLCRGASLAPALSRPAAELASRVLAGPRVLDDSSAVFTAPRRVRFHESEWAIPAERLGEAVAALRTRFDAEDVRVSFPLEIRRAAPDDVWLSTAYGRDTVYLAAHRYHREDPGPYLLLVQRTLAPFAARPHWGKQHWLGSRELGELYPRFEDFRAVRAAADPDRMLLTPYLDHLLG, encoded by the coding sequence GTGCTGATCCCGCGACCCACCCACCGCACCTGGAGCGGGAAGGTCCGCTGGAGTCCGAAGCAGGTCCTCGCCCCGAGCGGCGAGGACGAGATCCTCGCGGCGCTGCGCACCGCCCGCGAGGCCGGATCGGGCCTGCGGGTGATCGGCGGCGGGCACTCCTTCTCCGCACTGGTGGCGACCGATGGTGTGATGGTCACCCTCGACGGCTGCCGGGGCCTGGTGCGGGCCGATACGGACTCGGGCCTCGTCACCCTGCGCGGCGGGACCCGGCTGTGGGAGATCGCCGATCTGCTCGCCCCGCTCGGCCTCGCGCTGCCGGTGATGGGGGACATCGACCACCAGTCCATCGCCGGGGCGATCCAGACCGGCACCCATGGAACCGGGGCGCGCTGCACCGGCTTCGCGGGCATGGTCCGCGGGCTCCGCCTCGCCCTGCCCGACGGGTCCGTCGTGGACACCTCGCCGTCGCAGGATGCGGATCTGTTCGAGGCCGCCCGGCTCGGGCTCGGCACGATCGGCGTGGTCCTCGAGGTCACGCTGGCCTGTGTGCCCCGGTACCGGCTGGATCTCGTCGAGGCCACCGTCGATCTCGAGGAGGCGCTCGGCAGTTTCCTCGCGGACTCCGCGATCATCGACCACCACGAGCTGTTCTGGTTCCCGCGCACCGCCCGCGCGACGGCGCGGACCATGCGCCGCGTCCCCCAGGACACCGCGGTCCGGGGCCCCGGCCGGCTGGTCGGGACGCTCCAGCGGGAGGTGCTCGGCAACGGCGCCTGGGAGCTGCTGTGCCGTGGGGCCTCGCTCGCGCCGGCTCTCAGCCGGCCCGCCGCCGAGCTCGCCTCCCGGGTCCTTGCCGGGCCGCGCGTGCTGGACGACTCCTCCGCCGTGTTCACCGCGCCGCGCCGGGTGCGCTTCCACGAGTCCGAGTGGGCGATCCCCGCCGAGCGTCTCGGGGAGGCTGTCGCCGCGCTGCGGACTCGATTCGACGCCGAGGACGTGCGCGTCAGCTTTCCGCTGGAGATCCGGCGGGCCGCTCCCGACGACGTCTGGCTGTCCACCGCCTACGGCCGCGACACCGTGTACCTCGCCGCCCACCGCTACCACCGGGAGGACCCCGGGCCGTACCTGCTGCTCGTCCAGCGCACGCTCGCACCCTTCGCGGCGCGGCCGCACTGGGGCAAGCAGCACTGGCTCGGGTCCCGGGAGCTGGGTGAGCTGTATCCGCGCTTCGAGGACTTCCGAGCTGTGCGTGCGGCGGCAGACCCCGACCGGATGCTGCTGACCCCGTATCTGGACCACCTGCTGGGGTGA
- a CDS encoding inositol monophosphatase family protein has protein sequence MNTSAPRTPPSSVPSPTRLLEIATTASGAAADYIRSLDRDHLGREYKTSSHDIVTEHDRASEEIIVSELRRLLPTCRIVGEEGGERPAGEGSAEAGGPVVSFYVDPIDGTSNFAAGLPLFCVSIGVAVDDELVAGVIDAPILGQIFSAADGPAMLNGVPISPRSTNAPADALLLTGFPGQRDALEFPELAARAHVEIHQEHSAVRHLGTAALELAYVAAGWADATALASINAWDIAAGFHLIERAGGSIRTWPGRDRSDRPAHLHPAYVACTGPERLGLLDQLHEQVQEVRDADL, from the coding sequence ATGAACACCTCCGCACCCCGCACCCCGCCCTCGTCCGTCCCGAGCCCGACGCGCCTGCTGGAGATCGCGACCACCGCGTCCGGCGCCGCGGCCGATTACATCCGGTCCCTGGACCGCGACCACCTCGGCCGCGAGTACAAGACCTCCAGCCACGACATCGTCACCGAGCACGACCGGGCCAGCGAGGAGATCATCGTCTCCGAGCTGCGGCGCCTGCTGCCGACCTGCCGCATCGTCGGCGAGGAGGGTGGGGAGCGCCCGGCTGGGGAGGGGTCCGCCGAGGCGGGGGGACCGGTGGTGAGCTTCTACGTCGACCCCATCGACGGAACCAGCAACTTCGCGGCCGGTCTGCCGCTGTTCTGCGTCTCGATCGGGGTCGCGGTCGACGACGAGCTGGTCGCCGGGGTGATCGATGCGCCGATCCTCGGCCAGATCTTCTCCGCGGCCGACGGGCCCGCGATGCTGAACGGCGTCCCGATCAGCCCGCGCTCGACGAATGCCCCGGCCGATGCCCTGCTGCTGACCGGCTTCCCCGGGCAGCGCGATGCCCTCGAGTTCCCCGAGCTCGCCGCCCGCGCCCACGTCGAGATCCATCAGGAGCATTCCGCCGTCCGCCATCTCGGCACGGCGGCCCTCGAACTCGCCTATGTCGCCGCCGGCTGGGCCGATGCCACCGCGCTGGCCTCCATCAACGCCTGGGACATCGCCGCCGGGTTCCACCTGATCGAGCGTGCCGGCGGATCGATCCGCACCTGGCCGGGTCGGGACCGCAGCGACCGGCCCGCTCACCTCCATCCCGCCTACGTCGCGTGCACGGGGCCGGAGCGCCTGGGGCTGCTCGACCAACTGCACGAGCAGGTCCAGGAGGTCCGCGACGCGGATCTGTGA